CATTTTAGCCCACACACAATCATGTGAACATTATAACATGAAGAGTAGcttatttgttgaaagtttGTGAAATTATAGTTATATCTATAAAAAGGTGATGCTCTAAAGAGTTGTACATGACTACACTCGCAATGAAGCTAAAAAAActtaggaaaaacaaaattttattacaaatatcTTATATAAAACACCACAAATAATGTTACTGTCCATTAGAAAATACAGAATGTCgttatatatttttggtaatGTTACTTTCCAGTACTAAAAATACAGATTATCATTACCTATTGGATTGTCACTTTGAACTGCTctccctttatatatataaaaatttgcaaaatcatCGTATCATATGAAAGCCAAGGACAGAAATTTTTCCAAATATGTcatatgcattaaaaaaatatattatatagtgGTAAAGACAATAAGacagtttaccaaaaaaaaaaaaaaaaaaagaaaagacaataaGACATAATATATACATCACACATCACTATTcagtaactaaaaaaaatgtactatGCAGTACTATAGTGTGATAAAACGTTAAAATTCAaagatttcttttaaaaaaaattaaaaaaaaaaagaaaaaagaaaaaaaagaaaaccctactACCCAGAGGCCAAGCTGGTCCATAACGAAAAATGCTCTATATAAACCGACGCTGGCGTAAGAATCGCAACCCTAGCTAAAGCTTTTGAGTCATAGCCACATCCACCTGTTAccttgtctctctcttttcatctctatctctatctctctctcccttaaaCCCTAGCTCTCAAAGCTCGCTACCGCTTCACTTCCTCGCCGCCATTTTCTTCGAGTAAGAAACTCTCCTTATCTTCTCTATAATTCATTCTCCATTTCACACGTTTCGCCTCTAAACGCAATCAATtcgattctctctctctctctctctctcttatcctTTTTTTCAGTTGCAGAAGGAGTTTTTTCTTAAAGCTCCAAAACGATGTCGTCGGACGAAGAAAGAGAGGAGAAGGAGTTGGATCTCACTTCCCCTGAAGTCGTCACCAAATACAAAAGCGCTGCCGAGATCATTAacagtacatatatatatgttcacacacacacacacacacgcacacaaaaaatcttaatttttgatgttgtttatttgattttagcTTTGTATTGATTaagatattgtgaaattttcgcAGAGGCTTTGCAGTTAGTTGTATCTGAATGCAAACCAAAGGCTAAGATTGTAGATGTTTGCGAGATTGGTGACTCTTTCATTAGAGAGtgagcttttatttttattttttttcaaattttgtactGAGATATTGTTATTGTGCTTAGTTTTATTCTGTTCTGTTTGTAATGATTTtgtggattttttgttttgttttttgtttgtgtataaAAATTAAGGCAAACTGGCAATATGTACAAGAATGTTAAGAAGAAGATTGAAAGGGGTGTTGCGTTCCCAACTTGCATTTCTGTAAACAACACTGTGTGTCATTTCTCTCCACTCGCGAGCGATGAGACCGTGATGGAAGCCGGTGATGTCTTGAAAATGTGAGCTTTCTTGAATTtctgttttgggtttttattttttgtttacaatGTAAAAGTGGGTTTCAATTGGATTGGATAGATGATGAAAAAGAATATCTGTGGCCGACCCCAACTGGTCTGTTGGTCAATCATTTGTTATTGTACTAATATAATAGTGGCTTAAATATTGTTATACAAATTTTGAATAGTTtgtatgtttattttttgtggggACAGTGATATGGGTTGCCATATAGATGGGTTTATCGCGGTTGTGGCACATACTCATGTTCTTCAGGATGGGCCGGTTACTGGAAAGGCAGCTGATGTAATTGCCGCAGCTAATACAGCTGCGGAAGTTGCTTTGAGGCTTGTAAGGCCAGGAAAGAAGGTAAAATTTCAGTAAAGTTTATGTCTTGTATTTTCAATTTGTGGCATTTGATTAGTGATTGATGATTGGTCGAATTATATTGGTGTTTGGATTGTTTGTGATATGCTTGTTTGGGTTATATGCTTATCTTTGATCACATATGAAAGATATGAATGCTTTCGGAGTCTTGTTATCAATATCATGGATTGCTTTTGCTTTGATGTTGATTTCTATTGTAGAAGTTAATTCAAGAACTTCCAAATGAAGCTTTTGTCATTGTTTGGTTTGTGGGTTGTTATCTAGACATTTGGGGCTGTTTAATCTGCTATATGCTTGGCGTTCTCGCTGAAGCATGACAATGATGTTATTTGAGTATTTAATTCTTCTGGgtattttcatttaattatgATTCTTTCTGTTCGAGGGAGAGTCGAGTGAGTTCatgctcttttttttaaatatatttttctggGTTATTAGCCCATTTCACTCTGTATTCTTCCTTTCTAAAATTTCTATTGGCAGTTTAATCAGAtgtttttctaaattttcaatATTGGAAATAATATGTTTCAGTTCTCATTGCACCCCTAAGTGATGAACTCTTTATAATAAGCTATGGGTATACATCCAAATGAAGCTTTTGTCATAGTTACTCTGATAGGGGAATGATCTATCTCTAAACTTTGAGAAATACTTATTTCATTCATTTGAGATTGGCTACCTGAATTCTGTATATCCACTCTACTCTTCCAATGACATTTATTTAACCATTGATACTGAATATTGGACAATTGCACATGATGAAATTGTCTATGTGACATAATTTTTCCATTCTGTTTCCACAATTACTGTTGAATTGATTCCTTTGAAAGTTCCTTTTTTATTAAGGTCCACAAAGGCATCAACATGTTCTCTATATCCCTTTTCCTTGGGGGACTAgtatcagagagagagagtaatggTTCAGTTTCAGTTGCATTTCATGATTTGATTGCTGAAACAAAAAAAGTAGAAAGCTGCCATATTCCTATTTTCTTTCATAAGGGCAGTTGAGTATAGTCTGTATACCTGAGCTGTTTTCTTAAAACATTCTACATTTCTTTTTGATTGTTACAACCATTCATActtgtatataaataaataaaaccatggCAACTTTGCCGAGGCAATCGATGTCTTCTTGATTTCCTCTTTTCCCTGTTGCCTATATTGTGCTTTGCCATGCCTGGGGTGCTTTAGGTAGACATATTTTTGTGGTTAATACCTATTCTCCTATGTTGGCCAATATTGTTTCAATTGGTAAGACATATTCTCTTTGCTAAGACTTAAGCTGCTGTCTTAAAACAttctacatttatttttgattgtTACAATCGTTCATACTTATATATAAATAGGTAAAATCATgcctaaatattaaaaatcatgGCAACTTTGCCGAGGCAATCGATGTCTTCTTGATTTCCTCTTTTCCCTGTTGCCTATATTGTGCTTTGCCATGCCTGGGGTGCTTTAGGTAGACATATTTTTGTGGTTAATACCTATTCTCCTATGTTGGCCAATATTGTTTCAATTGGTAAGGCATATTCTCTTTGCTAAGACTTGAGCTGCTGTCTTAAAACAttctacatttatttttgattgtTACAATCGTTCATACTTATATATAAATAGGTAAAATCATgcctaaatattaaaaatcatgGCAACTTTGCCGAGGCAATCGATGTCTTCTTGATTTCCTCTTTTCCCTGTTGCCTATATTGTGCTTTGCCATGCCTGGGTTGCGTTAGGTAGACATTTTTGTGGTTAATACCTATTCTCCTATGTTGGCCAATATTGTTTCAATTGATAAGACATTCTCTTTGCTAAGACTTAAGCTGTTGTCTTAAAACATTCTACGTTTCTTTTTGATTGTTACAATCGTTCGTACTTATATATAAAGTCATGCCTAAATATTACAAATCATGGCAACTTTGCCGAGGCAATCGATGTCTTCTTGATTTCCTCTTTTCCCTGTTGCCTATATTGTGCTTTGCCATGCCTGGGTTGCTTTAGGTAGACATATTTTGTGGTCAATACCTATTCTCCTATGTTGGCCAACATTATTTCAATTGCTAAGACATATTCTGTATCATcgttgaaatttttattatcttgGGGACAAGCTGCTCCATGTCCAAATGGACATCTAAATTTATGCATATAGCTAATCTCTTGTAGCTGCAATGCAAAGTTGCTTTGTTTTCCTGTTAGTGTATTTCTAGCATTTGCTTCATTTGACCTCTCCACAAGAGaggtttttttcccctttgacATGATTTCTACATGATGAAGACTATCATGGGCTATGGATAAGCTCCAATGAAGCCTCCTTTTAGTCATAGTTACACTGATAGAAACATCATGTATTTTTGTTCCatttgtgtgtgcgtgtgtgcgtgtgtgagtgagagagattttggttttgggtttcaCTACTAGTGAGATGTTTTTTCCCCTTTGACATGATGTCTACATGATGAAGACTATCATTGGCTATGGATAAGCTCCAATGAAGCCTCTTTTTAGTCATAGTTACACTGATAGGACGTCATGTATTTTTGTTCCGGACATCATATATTTTTGTTCCATTTGTGTGTGCTTGAGTGAGAGATTTCAGTTTTGGGTTTCACTACCAGTGAGGTTTTTTCCCCTTTGACATTGATGTCTACATGATGAAGACTATCATTGGCTATGGACAAGCTCCAATGAAGCCTCTTTTTGTCATAGTTACACTGATAGGACATCATGTATTTTTGTtccatttgtgtgtgtgtgtgtgtgtgtgtgagagagatatTATGGTTTTGGGTTTCCCCACTAGTTCATGATTTGATTATTGAAACATACAAAGAAGAAAGATTCCTAATTGCTGAAGTTTTTCATAAGGGCATTTGGGTATGTATTCTGTATACTTGAACTGTTATCTGATCTCATTCAACCAATcttaactataaataaataaattaataataataacaaagctTAAATAGTATACTTAAGGCAACTTTGCCGAGGTGATCAATGTCTTCTTGATTTCCTCTTTTCCCTGTTGCCTATATTGTGCTTGGCCATTCTTGGGGTGCTTTAGGTAGGCATATTTTTGTGGCTAATACCTATTCTCCCATGTTGACCTACATTATTTCATTTGCTAGGACATATTTGAGTCAGATTCATGAAATTTTGATTCCTTGCTCTTTGTAATcatggattttttatttccctAGGGAACAAGTTGCTCTGGTTACAAATGGACAAGTAACTGTTGTGTGTAGTTAATTATTTGTTGCTGCAAAGCAAACTTGCTTTGTTTCCTGATTATGGTTTCACATGCTCACTTCATTTGACCTCCGCATCGGAGTGGTTTTCCCCCTTTAGATATGATCTCTACATGATGAAGACTATCATGGGCTATGGATAAACTCCAATGAAGCCTCTCTTTGTCATAGTTACACTGATAGAGCATCATGTATTTTTGTTCCATTTGCTTGgaaaagttctctctctctctctctctctctctctctctctctctctctctctctctctatatatatatatatatatatataactgatatTTTTACTTGTACTTGCATAAATATGCAGTATGGGACTCATTTTGTATGCAAGAGTTTCATGGTCTACTTTTTCTTGTGGAAGTAGAGAGCTACAAATGATTTTCATTGTTGTTATTCCGTCTTTCCTTCATATATGTCAATCTAGTGATTGTTCTATGATTTTATTAGTAGAACTTAATTCTCATCTTCTTTAATTATTTGGTTAATTGtatctttgtttgtttaacaGAACAAAGATGTAACTGATGCAATTCAGAAGGTTGCAGCTGCTTATGACTGCAAAATTGTTGAGGGTGTTCTTAGCCACCAGCTGAAGCAGTTTGTGATAGATGGTAACAAGGTTGTGCTGAGTGTGTCTAATACAGATACAAGAGTTGATGATGCGGAGTTTGAGGAGAATGAAGTTTATGCTATTGATATTGTAACAAGCTCAGGTGAAGGCAAGGTAATGTCAAGtcaagataaaattaaaatgcaaTATACGTTCACTATTCTAATTTATGAGTcctcaaattatttaaatggaATTTGCAGCCTAAGTTGTTGGATGAGAAGCAGACAACTATTTACAAGAGAGCTGTTGACAAGAACTACCACCTGAAGATGAAAGCATCTAGGTTTATTTTCAGTGAAATAAGCCAGAAATTCCCTATCATGCCATTCACTGCTAGGTATGTTGTGCCTTAACAGAATACTTTCCTTTTGGTATTGTCTTTTGTGTTCTCTCCAACCTTCATAGAACATTTGGAATTTCTTTACGATAGGGCTCTGGAGGAGAAGAGGGCTCGTCTTGGTTTAGTGGAATGTGTTAATCATGAGCTATTGCAGCCATATCCTGTTCTTCATGAGAAGCCTGGTAAGAAACATATTTCTGGGTTCTATAGCAGATCCTGATCAGTTTCACCCACAGGAAGGTGATAATGACATTTTTCACTGTTGTATTCATGGTTTTGCAGGTGATTATGTTGCTCACATCAAATTCACGGTTTTACTAATGCCAAATGGGTCAGATCGGGTCACATCTCATCCTCTGAAGGAGCTGCAGCCCACAAAGACAATAGATGATCCTGAAATCAAGGCTTGGTTAGCCTTGGGCacaaagacaaagaagaaagggggtggaaagaagaagaaaggtaaGCTTGGTCTTGACTGTTTATCTGTAGACTAAGAAGTTAGAATGTAAACTAATTCTGAGTCATTCAACTCTGGAACTAGACTGAATTACTTGTGAATTGCAGGTAAAAAGGGTGACAAAACTGAAGAGTCCACAGAAGCTGATCCTATGGATGAAACAACTACAAATGGTGCTGCATCCCAGGAATGAGTTTtcttacatttcatttttttccaacCCCCGCCTTGTCAATTTTGGTACTTCATCCATTGTATCAGGTTGAATATGAGCTGGTTTACTAGTCTTTGGACATTAATCTTAATCATGTTTTCTTGCAAATATACCATTTTATGTATCTTCTAGATAATCCTAATTTCTTAGACACACTCTAGAATCAAAGAGTTTAGCAGCAGATTCAATCGACGTTGTGGTATATTGTGTGACATTTCTAAGGTTACTGGAAGTGATAAGACCCAAAATTAATATACAATAATCACACCAAGAAGAAACTTATTTCCTTTATGTTAGGGAGATCTTGAGTAATTATTAGGTACTTTTGGACTATGGTGGATTTTGCGAATTGAATTTAAGATGGGGTATCTCATGAatgagaggagggagtatcGTCTTGGCTATTACCTTTTTGTACAATCAAATATAGATTAGGATGTGAAACAGTTACAATAGTACTTTAATGAGTCAACCGATTATATTGCCAAATTAGCTTCTAATTGTGAAGTTGATTTCTGTTGGAATATGCATAATCTACTAATTATTAAGGTTGAATCTCATGGTATACACAATGGATTGTTGTGGTATAATTGTTGTAAGAGAGAATTTCTTCCAAAATTGTTACGAGCGAGATTCTCTTCCACCTCTACGTACCATAAGATttcaattaatattaattgtaGTAGACTGCGTAATTCATTCTATACCATTGAtttgttcaaatttaaaacttctctcttcaaaaataaaagtaaatataaaaataaaaattcaagctCCCATTTAATGGCATCTGCCCCTACAAACGTGAGACAAACATGGGCAAAAACAGAGGGTAGCACATGCCTGTCAGAAGCAAAGAAAATGTGGGCAACGGAAATGATATTTTAACAAGGAAAAAGCTTAAAATcgcaaaaaatttcacaattttttatcaCTGTGATTTGGCATGATtggtgaatgaaaaaaatagtgGGTTAATTGCTGTTGAGGGTCATTTGTGAGAATTCAAGTAGGAAGAAGAAAGCCCAACGACAAGGGCAGCAAGGAATTGGCAAATAGATGGCAAAACCATTAGGTCCAAgcggtaggaataatggattACAAGtccatgaaataaataaatgggtcttgaagaggcaagtagGCTTAAAGAAGCCCgaaaaaagagaaatagcatatccatgggcagtatatgatgtagaaaagtgaaaaAGGCCCATCGTAGGCCtaaagtaatgcaaacaaagaaagtagGGGGTTAATGGcaagcccatgaaccccaaggatgagaataaggtaattAGGCCAAacaagcccaatgaagttagtaaaaactCATGGGAATGTAGAGTTAGTAAAAGGGCCaaagaagcccaaagaaagcaagtggGCCAGGATGCCTAAAGGGACACAAGAGCCTATaagtaggaaaaccaatgaCCATACCAAGCCACTGGGGGAAAGAGTAAATGGCTGACCCAAAGATGCCTAGCAGGATTAAGTCATTGCAGCAGGAGTGACAGAGTAATATGGCAGGAAATAAGGGTAATCAAGAAATGGGCCGAAAGAAATGTAAAACCCAGTATCAAATAAAGCCTAGCTTTTCAGGGGAGTGGGAAATCAAAAAGCAACtcacataaaaggtcaaagaaaacAGACGGCAGGCTATGCATGCAAGCCTCCAGACCACGGCAAACGAATGACCAGCAGGTagattttggacacatatggaaggaaggcatgcgcaaggcccaggcactaccagcctgtacccagccaatacaaggcACGGTGAGATCGATGATCAGAGATTCagagggtatggtttggtggtggggagaggggaaaaatctatttttgaggttCTAACTTAGGTTCTTTCGAGGaagtgtcctgctgggatgacttactacccaaaaggagcaagctgagttggaaccactaggtgcatgccataagggatagggagagagaaagaacccagACTGTAGTAGGAAAGGGTGCCAcgacagacaaacaaacaaaatacctttctttgtctggtgatggGAAGGTGGCACACAAACAAACCAGTGGTGGTCGGctagtacacccagaccagataAATgaggttaagggctaaaacagtaaaatctggtcacggcaggcactataaaaagatGATCTTGCCGTGAACAAAAAACAGAGCAACAACGGGAATCATAACTAAGAAATAGGAATTCGAAAAGAGATaccaagaaatagaaaagaaacgagtgggagggaagaaagaaaacaaccagaaagaaaaataaagtgagAATTAGAATGGTAGGCATGCACTGGTAGATTGATTCCCTCTTTCCCTCACGAAATCTTGCTCTCTGTTAAAACCAAAAGGGTCCTCTGTGCatcaaccattcaggtccgtttCTCTCAGGGCAGTTAATCTCCACGGTAGGACTTTTCCTGAGAGATTAATTGCGTTGAGAAGGAACGTTCTTTCCTCTTTGGTTTTGCTCATGCGAACCAGATTTTAGTTgatttcttcatcttctgattAACCCATACATATTACTATTTGCTCCCTTTCGttctgttattttctttttgtaaaagtgattatTATTACTGTGATTGTGTTTGGGGATCATTTGGTCATTTCCTACTAAGTAGccagatatttttattttttattttttttattattatgtttgtcTGCCACAACTTGTCTGAAACAGCTCTGCCTGCCGCAAGCACGTTCCTGGCAAATCAGgcatagtttgcgcacaagccggaccaaattgagttgcagcTGGATTGGTCCCAACtcccttatccagaaaacttgggcctAATGCAGAAGGAAGCAGCCCAACACTACTAGCACAGCCCACTACTTTACAATTGACGACTCCGCTGGGGAGTTGGGAAACAGATAGGGGTGAAAACATAGAATCCATCGCAGACAATGCTACCAAAGTCCAGAATGACACGAAATATAAGTGCCGTGCCCTCGTAAGCAGAGTCCAGGCCAACAACACCTCACCAACAACAGCCTAACCAAACGGAAGGTGCCAATAGAAGGGGGGCTGATCCTCAGCCACAGCCAAGAATTCCCACGGACAATGTTAGTACTTTTATTAAAGTATTGCAATCACTGCAACACTCGCAGCAACAAATGCTGGAAGAAATCCGTCAACTAAAAGTAGACAATACGAAGGAGAAAAGGGAGCTAGCATGACCTAGAGCATGCGGTAGACAGAGAAGAGACACTAGCAGGAGGTGTCCCGCGGAATGCAGAACAGCATTTCATTACTATGGTTGAAGTAGCGACTCTCCTGGAACAAGAGAGAGCCAGAACACGcaaggagaggttttacgcaTGAAGGCCTCCTTACCCACTAAAGGTACTCAGCAAACCATACCCCGAGAGGTATGAGTCGAGGGCCTTTGCACAATACGATGGCAGGAAAGGAAGTGCAGTTGAGCACGTGAGCAAGTTTATTGATACCCTTGGCCTTTACGCCGCAGACGAAGACTTATGTCTTCGAGAATTTTCAAAGTCATTGTGTGACCGGACATACACTTGGTACATCGGCCTAAAGCCAGAATTGATCCCAACttgggatgacatggtggatATATTTTGCACTAAGTACTTCCACGGAAAGGAAACAGTAACGCTTGGAACCCTGCAAGTGACCAAGCAAAAGTATGGCGAAGATTTGATGGAATACATCAAGTGGTTCAGGGACATAGCACTTGACTGCTATGACCATTGTGAAGAAAGAACCTTAGTAGAAATGTGTATGACTAACATGATTCGGGAATTCAGAGTAATCCTGGAAAATCTAGAAATTTCCCAGTTTGCACAGCTGTTACAGAAAGCCAGGAAGACGGCCCAGTCCGTAAAACCAAGCTTAGACAAAAGAAACGCCCCACAGGCTATGGCAGTGTCCACCGGAGAACGGAGAAAGAAAACCGAAGGGAGGGAATATGATACGCCCCCACCCATACCATGTACTCCTAAGGAACTGGATGTGTTGCTAGACAAATGGATAGCAGATGGAATTTTTAAACCCAACCAGGTTTCTAGAAAACCTacggaggaagaaagaagagaccCTCGCTTTTGCTGCCTGTATAACATCCCACCGCAGAATGCTAGGCGCTCCGCAGATTGGTGCACTGCAGGATTAAAGAAGGGACACTGGAGTTAACCCAACAGGAGGTCCAAAGAAATCCACTCCCGAATCACAAGGGAAAGGGTGTAGTAGCAGTAGTAATATGCGCAGACCCAGGAGAGGACGAGGAGGAGAACCTGGCCCTACTTGCCACAACGATTACCACTCTACAGCAAAGtgccaaattcaaaaatttgtttgacTAGTTGGGACTCACagcaaaggaaagaaagatAGCCACAGAGGCTTTGGTGAGTATCGCCTCCAGGGCAGGAGTAAAGTGCTTATCAGCAGAAATTCCAGATGACAGAGCCCTCTTACAGGAATCAGCCGAGATCACGTTTAGCAATGAAGATATGGAGGTGGGACACCTAAATCACAGGAGACCTCTCTATTTGGCAGCATCCATAAACCAAATCCCTATTAAGAGGGCCTTGGTAGATACAGGTGCTTCCGTAAACCTCATAACATTGAGCACCTTGCAAGTGGCAGGAATTTTAGAAAGAAAGATCCAAGGATGCCCAATGGAAGTAACAGGGTTCGACGGAAGGGGTGAGTACACCACAGGCCACATCCAATTGTGGTTGAAAGTAGATCCTATAGCTTCTTTAGCTCGTTTCCATGTGGTCAGAATGGAAGTATCCTATCATGTGCTTTTGGGAAGGCCCTGGTTGCACAAACACCAATTGGTTTCGTCCATTTATCACCAGTGTGTGAAAGGAAGACTGAATGGCAGGATGATACGTATAGCTGCAAACCCCCCGCTATTCGAGCAAGCAGAAGCTCACTTAGTGGAAACCATGTTTTACGACCAATGGGCTCCATCTGGGGAAAGCTCAGTTTCAAAGCCACGAGGTACCTTCGTGCCTAAGTGGGAAGACGTCCAGAGTGACCTAGAACCTGATCTAAGAGAGTTGCTggcataaaagaagaaaagaaaagaagcgcATGCTGCAGAATCAGATAACACACCCCAATGCATTAGGGTCTGAGGCTTTGATGGCAGGATTGTGTATAAGTTATGAAGGCGCGTAGGGCTCACAAGTGAGCTGCAAGCGGGCCCCACCCAAGTATGGTAGCACGGGAGTTTGGCGTGTTATGTCGCTCAAGAAAAtttgggaaaagaagaagaaaaggatggGGAAGTTGTGGCAGAgtagaagaagaattggaagaagTTGACCTAGGAGTTCACAAGAACCAAGGTCTATCTCAATTAGTGCAAGTTTGACAGAAAAGGAGAAGTCAAAACTGATACTACTGTTGAAAGAGTTCAAAGACGTTTTCGCGTGGGACTACAGTGAAATGCCAGGATTAGACCCTAGGCTAGTTGCGCATACATTAAATGTAGACCAGAGGCCAAGCCAGTGGCCCAGCCTGCCATGATATTTCACACAGAAATAGAAGGGCAGATAGTCAAAGAAGTACAAAAATTACTAGCCGCAGATTCATCATGCCTATTCAACATCCTCGCTGGCTATCCAACATAGTaccagtaaagaagaagaacggccAGATAAGATGTTGT
The sequence above is drawn from the Quercus robur chromosome 7, dhQueRobu3.1, whole genome shotgun sequence genome and encodes:
- the LOC126692410 gene encoding ERBB-3 BINDING PROTEIN 1, with amino-acid sequence MSSDEEREEKELDLTSPEVVTKYKSAAEIINKALQLVVSECKPKAKIVDVCEIGDSFIREQTGNMYKNVKKKIERGVAFPTCISVNNTVCHFSPLASDETVMEAGDVLKIDMGCHIDGFIAVVAHTHVLQDGPVTGKAADVIAAANTAAEVALRLVRPGKKNKDVTDAIQKVAAAYDCKIVEGVLSHQLKQFVIDGNKVVLSVSNTDTRVDDAEFEENEVYAIDIVTSSGEGKPKLLDEKQTTIYKRAVDKNYHLKMKASRFIFSEISQKFPIMPFTARALEEKRARLGLVECVNHELLQPYPVLHEKPGDYVAHIKFTVLLMPNGSDRVTSHPLKELQPTKTIDDPEIKAWLALGTKTKKKGGGKKKKGKKGDKTEESTEADPMDETTTNGAASQE